The Halorientalis sp. IM1011 genome window below encodes:
- a CDS encoding AAA family ATPase yields the protein MVEAFAVASGKGGTGKTTSTLALGMALAEEYDVTVIDADTGMANLLFHAGLSSVDTTLHDVLIEGGARVEDAVYDRFGMSVVPCGTSLAGFEAAEPERLREVVATLAVDTDVILLDSPATLGSKSAVLPIVLADRVVVVLQPTIPALSDGLKVQEYAHSYGTDTAGTIFNKVTEPDDVQSVAEKSRRYFDGPTLATVPDSDAAREARRAGEPLLAYAPATEAAEAYREAARKLDVRTGTADDVADRFRSAVIPERR from the coding sequence ATGGTCGAGGCGTTCGCGGTCGCGAGCGGGAAAGGGGGGACCGGCAAGACCACCAGTACGCTCGCGCTGGGGATGGCGCTGGCCGAGGAGTACGACGTGACGGTGATCGACGCGGACACCGGGATGGCGAACCTGCTCTTTCACGCCGGGCTGTCCTCTGTCGACACGACGCTGCACGACGTGCTGATCGAGGGTGGCGCGCGAGTCGAGGACGCCGTCTACGACCGGTTCGGGATGTCCGTCGTCCCCTGCGGGACGAGTCTGGCGGGCTTCGAGGCGGCCGAACCCGAGCGTCTGCGCGAGGTCGTCGCCACGCTGGCGGTCGATACCGACGTGATCTTGCTGGACTCGCCAGCGACGCTGGGCTCGAAATCGGCCGTCCTCCCCATCGTGCTGGCCGACCGGGTGGTGGTCGTCCTCCAGCCGACGATCCCCGCGCTCTCAGACGGGCTGAAAGTCCAGGAGTACGCCCACTCCTACGGCACCGACACGGCGGGCACGATATTCAACAAGGTGACCGAACCAGACGACGTGCAGTCGGTGGCGGAGAAATCGCGGCGGTACTTCGACGGGCCGACGCTGGCGACGGTGCCCGACAGTGACGCCGCTCGCGAGGCCCGCCGTGCGGGCGAACCATTACTTGCGTACGCACCGGCGACCGAGGCTGCCGAGGCGTACCGCGAGGCTGCCCGCAAACTCGACGTGCGTACCGGGACGGCCGACGACGTGGCGGACCGCTTCCGGAGCGCCGTCATCCCCGAGAGACGATGA
- a CDS encoding HAD family hydrolase: MAVSFDLFGTLVDVDRSSDPAAAVAAALSDRGVDVPDDWASAYRERHIDAPDGAAVPLPAHVSAALASRGVDAPGTAVRRAVVSAFDPAVETRDGAVEAVRAAADHGPVGVLSNCSVPHLASRVLTRSAVDRELLDATVTSIGCGWRKPDRRAFAAAARALDVLIDALYHVGDDPRTDGQVLDRESTADAPDTAGPTHVLLEDVPLHELPAYMEGRAWD, encoded by the coding sequence GTGGCAGTTTCGTTCGATCTCTTCGGGACGCTGGTCGACGTCGACCGCTCGTCCGACCCGGCGGCCGCAGTCGCCGCGGCGCTGTCGGACAGGGGTGTCGACGTGCCCGACGACTGGGCGAGCGCCTACCGGGAGCGACACATCGACGCCCCCGACGGCGCGGCCGTACCGCTCCCGGCTCACGTCAGCGCCGCGCTGGCCAGCCGCGGCGTCGACGCTCCCGGGACGGCCGTCCGACGGGCCGTCGTCTCGGCGTTCGACCCAGCCGTCGAGACGCGAGACGGTGCGGTCGAAGCCGTCCGCGCCGCCGCGGACCACGGCCCCGTCGGCGTCCTCTCGAACTGTAGCGTCCCGCACCTCGCCTCGCGCGTGCTCACGCGCTCGGCCGTCGACCGTGAGCTGCTGGACGCCACGGTCACGAGCATCGGCTGTGGCTGGCGCAAACCCGATCGACGGGCCTTCGCGGCGGCCGCCCGGGCCCTCGACGTGCTCATCGACGCGCTGTATCACGTCGGCGACGATCCGCGGACGGACGGCCAGGTCCTCGATCGTGAATCGACGGCCGACGCCCCCGACACCGCGGGGCCGACTCACGTCCTCCTCGAAGACGTGCCCCTCCACGAACTCCCGGCGTACATGGAGGGTCGGGCGTGGGACTGA
- the cobS gene encoding adenosylcobinamide-GDP ribazoletransferase, producing MVDAARGALGFLTRAPVGTDRQAWEAFRRTPAAFVPVGYLVGALAAVPVVLPLPAATVAVLFPLALVALTGINHADGIADVGDAAVVHGGEDPIAARRRVLKDSSLGVGGTLALALLVAGLVAAGAALAGLPPLAALAVVVAAEVSAKLGMALLACLGTAPADGLGAQLTRVSSERAPLVPVLLALPAAFLGIPSPAAAAALVTGVLTTLVFWRWADTHLGGVNGDVFGAANELARVVALHAGVIAWTLS from the coding sequence ATCGTCGACGCCGCCCGCGGGGCGCTCGGCTTTCTCACACGGGCACCGGTCGGAACTGACCGGCAGGCCTGGGAGGCCTTCCGGCGGACGCCTGCCGCGTTCGTCCCCGTGGGCTACCTCGTCGGCGCGCTCGCTGCCGTCCCCGTCGTCCTTCCACTCCCTGCCGCGACCGTGGCCGTCCTGTTCCCGCTCGCGCTGGTCGCGCTCACGGGGATCAACCACGCCGACGGCATCGCGGACGTGGGTGACGCGGCGGTCGTCCACGGTGGCGAGGATCCCATCGCGGCCCGCCGACGCGTCCTCAAGGACAGTTCGCTCGGCGTCGGCGGGACACTCGCACTCGCGTTGCTGGTGGCCGGGCTTGTCGCCGCCGGGGCCGCGCTCGCGGGACTCCCGCCGCTCGCAGCACTCGCCGTCGTCGTCGCCGCGGAGGTGAGCGCGAAACTCGGGATGGCGCTGCTGGCCTGCCTCGGGACCGCGCCGGCCGACGGACTGGGTGCACAGCTGACCCGCGTTTCGAGCGAGCGGGCCCCGCTCGTCCCCGTGCTGCTCGCCCTGCCGGCCGCGTTCCTCGGGATCCCCTCGCCGGCCGCGGCCGCGGCGCTCGTCACGGGCGTCCTCACGACGCTCGTATTCTGGCGGTGGGCCGACACCCACCTCGGCGGTGTCAACGGCGACGTGTTCGGGGCCGCGAACGAACTCGCGCGCGTCGTCGCGCTCCACGCGGGGGTGATCGCGTGGACGCTCTCCTGA
- a CDS encoding cob(I)yrinic acid a,c-diamide adenosyltransferase: MTDATDDADDPLGPHEIEPSAPEEFGLVQVWWGDGKGKTTAALGMGFRAAGHGYRVHVLQFMKGGTSSVEDVRGEYNAMATMPGISYENAGHYGWHGFVDGSEDDEHEARARGALARARELIDGAADADLTSSFPLDGDPDDGVHMLVLDEVLYAANRGLIDPDDVIGLIEDKPEDLELVLTGGHDRPEYVTERADLVTEVGKGSHPIEAGQGARKGTEF; the protein is encoded by the coding sequence ATGACCGACGCCACGGACGATGCCGACGACCCGCTCGGCCCACACGAGATCGAGCCGAGCGCACCCGAGGAGTTCGGACTCGTGCAGGTCTGGTGGGGCGACGGCAAAGGCAAGACCACCGCGGCGCTGGGGATGGGCTTCCGGGCCGCGGGCCACGGCTACCGCGTCCACGTCCTCCAGTTCATGAAAGGTGGCACCAGCAGCGTCGAGGACGTACGCGGCGAGTACAACGCCATGGCCACGATGCCCGGTATCTCCTACGAGAACGCGGGTCACTACGGCTGGCACGGCTTCGTGGACGGCAGTGAGGACGACGAACACGAGGCTCGCGCACGCGGCGCGCTCGCGCGAGCACGAGAACTGATCGATGGGGCCGCCGACGCCGACCTCACCTCGTCGTTCCCGCTCGACGGCGACCCCGACGACGGCGTCCACATGCTCGTTCTCGACGAGGTACTGTACGCCGCCAACAGGGGATTGATCGATCCCGACGACGTGATCGGGCTGATCGAGGACAAACCCGAGGATCTGGAACTCGTCCTGACGGGCGGGCACGACCGACCCGAGTACGTCACCGAGCGCGCGGATCTGGTCACCGAAGTCGGCAAGGGCAGCCACCCCATCGAGGCGGGGCAGGGTGCCCGGAAGGGGACGGAGTTCTGA
- the cobD gene encoding threonine-phosphate decarboxylase CobD has translation MDPDAVDALLSTGDGGDDPVEDGARVPHGGSDDRHLLDFSANTNPQYPTAVPRIFETALPTAREYPADDYCSFRVAAGEYVGCNPESVIPTAGGLAAIRLAMGTVVHSGDSVLVPAPTFSEYAREVRLQGGEPEFVPHDELLAADPAGHAMVAVCNPNNPTGELYDADRLREYAERCRQHDTVLLVDEAFLDFTEAPSLAGEPGVIVARSLTKMFGLPGLRAGFAVATGKLRERLAAARLTWSLSEPAAAVGAHCMRQTEFVAETRQRIARERPRMASRLGDRFDVFDSDAPFLLCDAGSSEAVEDVVAEAREHDIAIRDARTFRGLDSHFRVAVRMSAENDRLLAALGV, from the coding sequence ATGGATCCCGACGCGGTAGATGCCCTGCTCTCGACCGGGGACGGCGGGGACGACCCGGTGGAAGACGGTGCGCGGGTACCCCACGGGGGGTCTGACGACCGGCACCTGCTCGATTTCAGCGCCAACACGAACCCCCAGTACCCCACGGCCGTCCCGCGGATCTTCGAGACGGCGCTCCCGACCGCGCGCGAGTACCCCGCGGACGACTACTGCTCGTTCCGCGTGGCCGCCGGCGAGTACGTCGGCTGTAACCCGGAGTCCGTAATCCCGACTGCAGGTGGACTCGCCGCGATCCGACTCGCCATGGGCACGGTCGTCCACTCCGGCGACTCGGTGCTCGTACCCGCGCCGACCTTCAGCGAGTACGCCCGCGAGGTCCGCCTCCAGGGCGGCGAGCCCGAATTCGTCCCCCACGACGAACTGCTGGCGGCCGACCCCGCGGGCCACGCGATGGTCGCGGTCTGTAACCCGAACAACCCGACCGGCGAACTGTACGACGCCGACCGCCTCCGTGAGTACGCCGAGCGCTGTCGCCAACACGACACCGTCTTGCTCGTCGACGAGGCGTTCCTCGATTTCACCGAGGCTCCCTCACTCGCGGGGGAGCCGGGCGTGATCGTCGCCCGCTCGCTCACCAAGATGTTCGGCCTGCCCGGCCTCCGGGCCGGTTTCGCAGTCGCGACGGGCAAGCTCCGCGAACGGCTCGCGGCAGCCCGGCTCACCTGGTCGCTGTCGGAACCTGCCGCGGCCGTCGGAGCCCACTGCATGCGACAGACGGAGTTCGTCGCCGAGACGCGCCAGCGCATCGCCCGCGAGCGCCCCCGGATGGCCTCCCGGCTCGGCGACCGCTTCGACGTGTTCGACTCGGACGCACCCTTCCTGCTCTGTGACGCCGGATCGAGCGAAGCCGTCGAGGACGTCGTCGCCGAGGCCCGCGAACACGATATCGCGATCCGGGACGCCCGGACGTTCCGCGGGCTGGACTCGCACTTCCGGGTCGCTGTCCGAATGTCCGCCGAGAACGACCGCCTGCTCGCCGCCCTTGGCGTATGA
- a CDS encoding adenosylcobinamide amidohydrolase produces the protein MRTVVADGVLKVTNPNRWLATGPGGGFRTAPAAYNVSVPEGFDRTDLDTYVAERRERAGFEADGPALLTGVDLVHARGAREGSVTVVATAGLSNPATLPMDPDAGVTTVNEESPDREIGTVNLLVGTTRALDRGALATLLASAVEAKTATLQSLTGFTGTTSDAVVVGCDTDGESAEFAGSGTSVGAATRACVREAVRASLRSRYADREIPDSVTEADHGVRTDERALVFELTDRE, from the coding sequence ATGAGGACGGTCGTCGCCGACGGCGTGCTCAAAGTGACGAATCCGAACCGCTGGCTCGCCACGGGACCGGGCGGGGGCTTTCGGACTGCACCAGCAGCCTACAACGTCTCGGTCCCCGAGGGGTTCGACCGGACCGACCTCGACACCTACGTCGCCGAGCGCCGCGAGCGGGCGGGGTTCGAGGCTGACGGTCCTGCCCTCCTGACCGGCGTCGACCTCGTACACGCTCGCGGTGCCCGCGAGGGATCAGTGACCGTCGTCGCGACCGCGGGGCTCTCGAACCCCGCGACGCTCCCGATGGATCCCGATGCTGGGGTGACGACGGTGAACGAGGAATCCCCGGACCGCGAGATCGGCACGGTCAACCTGCTCGTGGGGACGACTCGCGCCCTCGACCGCGGCGCGCTGGCGACCTTGCTCGCGAGCGCCGTCGAGGCGAAGACCGCGACTCTGCAGTCCCTGACGGGCTTTACTGGAACCACGTCGGATGCCGTGGTCGTCGGCTGTGACACCGACGGCGAGTCTGCCGAGTTCGCGGGCAGCGGGACGTCCGTCGGCGCGGCGACGCGAGCCTGCGTCCGCGAGGCAGTCCGGGCGAGTCTCCGATCCAGATACGCCGACCGTGAGATTCCCGACAGCGTAACCGAGGCCGACCACGGCGTCCGGACCGACGAGCGCGCGCTCGTCTTCGAACTCACAGACCGGGAGTGA
- a CDS encoding class I SAM-dependent methyltransferase: MGHHTFDAGKAAKLEDAAARYQSVSREELLWGLDLTGAETVVDLGSGTGFYTDDIAPHADRVYAVDIQEEMHDHYREKGVPENVELVTSGIEDLPFDDDELDRAVSTMTYHEFATDEALAELARVLASGGRLVVADWSADGTGEDGPPLSERFSEREAATALEDAGFEIEFRATRPETFLIVGTRR; the protein is encoded by the coding sequence ATGGGACACCACACGTTCGATGCGGGGAAGGCGGCGAAACTCGAAGACGCCGCGGCTCGCTATCAGTCAGTCTCCCGCGAGGAACTCCTCTGGGGACTCGACCTGACGGGCGCGGAGACGGTGGTCGATCTCGGGAGCGGGACAGGCTTCTACACGGACGACATCGCGCCACACGCGGACCGCGTGTACGCGGTCGACATCCAGGAAGAGATGCACGACCACTACCGGGAGAAAGGTGTCCCCGAGAACGTCGAACTCGTCACCTCGGGGATCGAGGACCTCCCGTTCGACGACGACGAACTCGACCGGGCCGTCTCGACGATGACTTATCACGAGTTCGCCACCGACGAAGCGCTCGCCGAACTCGCGCGAGTCCTCGCCTCCGGTGGCCGCCTCGTCGTCGCCGACTGGTCGGCGGACGGGACTGGCGAAGACGGCCCGCCGCTGTCCGAACGGTTCAGCGAGCGTGAGGCAGCTACGGCGCTCGAAGACGCCGGGTTCGAGATCGAGTTCCGGGCGACGCGGCCGGAGACCTTCCTGATCGTCGGGACGAGACGATGA
- a CDS encoding cobyric acid synthase, with translation MSEARTLLVAGTASHVGKSTVAAGLCRLLADRGVDVAPYKAQNMSNNARAVADPDGETGEIGVSQYVQARAARVPATADMNPVLLKPRGDGESQLILRGEAVAHYSAGEYYEDHWTDALAAARESHARLAADHEAIVAEGAGSIAEPNLRERDLANVETARLADTDILLVADIERGGVFASLVGTIELMPEDLRERVVGAVITKFRGDRSLLEPGIEEFEERTEIPILGVVPYDDPGLPEEDSVSLPPVGERAVHGDDDGVPDERAVTVAVPRLPRASNMTDLEPLAREPGVRVAYLPLSASLDDADAVVLPGTKNTVDDLRALREAEFGEEIAAFDGPVVGLCGGYQLLGDRITNAGVESTDDLDAVEGFGLLPVATQFESDKRVEPVTRELRGVGPLAGAEGSVTGYEIHMGKTRLVGDAQRPFPGDGERDPDGAATDRVLGTYLHGLFENRVARDAFVEAVFAAVGRERPGRADGNGGNVTGGIDAAADRAAALLRDHVDLDALPFPQRGDGECP, from the coding sequence GTGAGCGAGGCCAGAACGTTGCTCGTCGCTGGCACCGCCAGTCACGTCGGGAAGAGTACCGTCGCCGCCGGGCTCTGCCGATTGCTGGCGGATCGGGGCGTCGATGTCGCTCCCTACAAGGCCCAGAACATGAGCAACAACGCCCGCGCGGTGGCCGATCCGGACGGCGAGACGGGCGAGATCGGCGTCTCCCAGTACGTCCAGGCCCGGGCCGCACGCGTCCCGGCGACCGCGGATATGAATCCCGTCCTCCTGAAACCCCGCGGCGACGGCGAGTCCCAGTTGATCCTCCGGGGCGAGGCCGTCGCCCACTACAGCGCCGGCGAGTACTACGAGGACCACTGGACGGACGCGCTCGCTGCCGCCCGCGAGTCCCACGCACGTCTCGCCGCCGACCACGAGGCGATCGTCGCCGAGGGCGCAGGGTCCATCGCCGAGCCGAACCTCCGCGAGCGCGACCTGGCGAACGTCGAGACCGCACGCCTCGCGGACACCGATATCCTGCTGGTCGCGGACATCGAACGCGGCGGCGTGTTCGCTTCCCTCGTGGGCACTATCGAACTGATGCCCGAGGACCTCCGCGAACGGGTCGTCGGCGCGGTGATCACGAAGTTCCGCGGCGACCGTTCGTTGCTCGAACCCGGCATCGAGGAATTCGAGGAGCGCACTGAGATTCCGATCCTCGGCGTGGTTCCCTACGACGACCCCGGCCTACCGGAAGAGGACAGCGTGTCGCTCCCACCGGTCGGCGAGCGAGCCGTTCACGGTGACGACGACGGCGTGCCCGACGAACGGGCAGTGACGGTCGCGGTGCCTCGCCTCCCGCGCGCCTCGAACATGACCGATCTGGAGCCGCTGGCCCGCGAGCCGGGCGTCAGGGTGGCCTACCTGCCGCTCTCGGCCTCGCTCGACGACGCGGACGCCGTCGTCCTCCCGGGGACGAAGAACACGGTCGACGACCTGCGCGCGCTCCGGGAGGCGGAGTTCGGCGAGGAGATCGCGGCCTTCGACGGGCCAGTCGTCGGGCTCTGTGGCGGCTACCAGCTACTCGGCGACCGGATCACCAACGCGGGCGTCGAGAGTACCGACGACCTCGACGCCGTCGAGGGGTTCGGTCTGCTCCCGGTCGCGACGCAGTTCGAGTCGGACAAGCGGGTCGAACCGGTGACACGGGAGCTACGCGGTGTCGGGCCGCTCGCGGGTGCCGAAGGGTCGGTCACCGGCTACGAGATTCACATGGGGAAGACTCGGCTGGTGGGCGACGCACAGCGTCCGTTCCCGGGCGACGGGGAACGCGACCCCGACGGTGCTGCGACCGACCGCGTGCTGGGGACCTACCTCCACGGCCTGTTCGAGAATCGGGTCGCACGCGATGCGTTCGTCGAAGCGGTGTTCGCGGCCGTCGGTCGGGAGCGTCCCGGTAGAGCCGACGGCAACGGCGGGAATGTCACCGGCGGGATCGACGCGGCCGCGGACCGGGCGGCGGCGCTGCTCCGGGACCACGTCGATCTGGACGCACTCCCGTTCCCTCAGCGCGGCGACGGCGAGTGCCCGTAA
- a CDS encoding NTP transferase domain-containing protein: MCGGRGTRLDAPVEKPLYEVGGRPMVDRVHDALAGSGVESVVAAVSPHTPETASYLRERGVAVVETPGEGYVSDLDAALSTLDRPAMTCVADLPLLSPPVVDEARDAFGNASADSLTVAVPAALKRRLGVSVDTTFEEAGRELAPTGLNVVGGDDGTVWVTSAPELAVNVNRRGDGAVAAWLAPRLDAPKE, from the coding sequence ATGTGTGGCGGCCGCGGGACCCGACTCGACGCGCCGGTCGAGAAGCCCCTCTACGAGGTCGGCGGCCGACCGATGGTCGACCGCGTCCACGACGCGCTGGCCGGGAGCGGTGTCGAGTCGGTCGTCGCCGCGGTGTCGCCCCACACGCCCGAGACCGCGTCCTATCTTCGCGAGCGTGGCGTCGCGGTCGTCGAGACGCCCGGCGAGGGGTACGTTTCGGATCTCGACGCGGCGCTGTCCACACTCGACCGCCCCGCGATGACCTGCGTGGCCGACCTCCCCCTGCTCTCGCCGCCGGTGGTCGACGAGGCCCGCGACGCGTTCGGAAACGCTTCGGCCGACTCGCTGACCGTCGCCGTCCCCGCGGCCCTGAAACGCCGGCTCGGGGTGAGCGTCGACACGACCTTCGAGGAGGCGGGCCGAGAACTCGCGCCCACGGGGCTGAACGTGGTGGGCGGCGACGATGGAACTGTGTGGGTCACGTCGGCCCCGGAGCTTGCGGTCAACGTCAACCGGCGCGGTGACGGAGCCGTGGCGGCGTGGCTGGCCCCACGGCTCGACGCGCCGAAGGAATGA
- a CDS encoding rhodanese-like domain-containing protein, producing the protein MSSIGPGRLDDRRAAEDVFVLDIRPADAYRDGHIEGSHNAPVYDDLREGEVEALDPHLDELPEDGEIVTVCKAGVVARSATNHLESAGYDATTLTGGYAGWRQYERNTVLYRLAAFARRVLP; encoded by the coding sequence ATGAGTTCGATCGGGCCGGGACGACTCGACGACCGACGCGCCGCCGAGGACGTGTTCGTCCTTGACATCAGACCGGCGGACGCCTACCGGGACGGCCACATCGAGGGGAGTCACAACGCGCCGGTGTACGACGACCTCCGGGAGGGGGAGGTCGAGGCTCTCGATCCGCACCTAGACGAACTCCCCGAGGACGGCGAGATCGTCACGGTCTGTAAGGCCGGCGTCGTCGCCCGATCGGCCACTAACCACCTCGAATCGGCGGGGTACGACGCCACCACGCTCACCGGCGGCTACGCCGGGTGGCGACAGTACGAGCGAAACACGGTGCTGTACCGCCTCGCCGCGTTCGCTCGCCGCGTCTTGCCCTGA
- a CDS encoding HalOD1 output domain-containing protein, which translates to MTVPDDREVEYDAETGTYRTSYDPATQSPSIRVLEAVGAVRDAEPTALDPLDQYVDPDALDHVFDPTAEKSGTHGSLSFNYEGLLVVVHSDGEIELREQV; encoded by the coding sequence ATGACAGTTCCCGACGACAGGGAGGTCGAGTACGATGCGGAGACCGGAACGTACCGGACCTCCTACGACCCAGCGACGCAGAGCCCGAGCATCCGGGTCCTCGAAGCCGTGGGTGCGGTCAGAGATGCGGAGCCGACAGCACTCGACCCCCTCGACCAGTACGTCGACCCGGACGCCCTCGACCACGTGTTCGATCCGACGGCCGAGAAGTCGGGGACCCACGGCTCGCTCTCCTTCAACTACGAGGGGTTGCTCGTCGTCGTCCACAGCGACGGGGAGATCGAACTCCGCGAACAGGTGTAA
- the cbiB gene encoding adenosylcobinamide-phosphate synthase CbiB, which translates to MLSAGAVGLALALDAAVAEPPTTVHPVAWFGHTVGPLDRDWPAPRLVGLLGALALPLTAAAVVWGGVTVATGVEPLAGAAVAGLALFVTTSLRRLLSAARDVSEASERDLATAREDLRALAGRDATDLSAGAVRSAAVESAAENLADGLVAPLAAFALGAQFSLAVGAAAAVWVKAINTMDSMLGYHSKPVGWGPARLDDAVMWLPARASALLLAVAAAAPTALRRATRWVGSVPSPNSGWPMGTLAAALDVRLEKPGVYVLNPDAGLPTVDDARAAVRVVAVAGVLAYATTAAVVLLPEVR; encoded by the coding sequence GTGTTGAGCGCCGGTGCCGTCGGGCTGGCGCTCGCCCTCGACGCCGCGGTCGCCGAACCGCCTACTACTGTACACCCCGTCGCCTGGTTCGGCCACACCGTCGGCCCGCTGGACCGGGACTGGCCTGCGCCGCGGCTGGTCGGCCTCCTCGGTGCGCTCGCGCTCCCACTCACGGCGGCCGCGGTCGTCTGGGGTGGGGTCACGGTCGCGACGGGCGTCGAACCCCTCGCGGGTGCGGCCGTCGCGGGGCTGGCGCTGTTCGTCACGACGAGCCTGCGGCGACTGCTGTCGGCGGCCCGGGACGTCAGCGAGGCGAGCGAGCGCGACCTCGCGACTGCACGCGAGGATCTGCGCGCACTCGCGGGCCGGGACGCCACCGACCTGTCGGCCGGAGCGGTTCGGAGTGCGGCCGTCGAGAGCGCCGCCGAGAACCTCGCCGACGGGCTGGTCGCACCGCTCGCGGCGTTCGCGCTGGGCGCACAGTTCTCCCTCGCGGTCGGCGCGGCCGCGGCCGTCTGGGTGAAGGCGATCAACACGATGGACTCGATGCTCGGCTACCACTCGAAACCCGTCGGGTGGGGTCCGGCACGGCTCGACGACGCGGTGATGTGGTTGCCCGCACGCGCGAGCGCGCTGTTGCTCGCTGTCGCGGCTGCCGCGCCGACGGCGCTCCGTCGCGCGACTCGCTGGGTCGGGTCGGTCCCCTCGCCGAACTCGGGGTGGCCGATGGGGACGCTCGCGGCCGCGCTCGACGTCAGACTCGAAAAGCCCGGCGTGTACGTCCTCAACCCGGACGCCGGACTGCCGACGGTCGACGACGCCCGGGCGGCCGTCCGGGTCGTCGCCGTCGCGGGCGTCCTCGCCTACGCGACTACGGCCGCGGTCGTACTGCTCCCGGAGGTGCGCTGA
- a CDS encoding HTH domain-containing protein: MPEAGRETEYTESNVLDVFTSRDDYAEPLTATEVADRLDCSRRTALNKLHDLAEKTDVTSKKVGGRSRVWWIPVHIDD, translated from the coding sequence ATGCCAGAGGCAGGTCGCGAGACCGAGTACACCGAATCGAACGTGCTCGACGTATTCACGTCGCGCGACGACTACGCGGAACCGCTGACGGCGACGGAAGTCGCCGACCGACTGGACTGTTCGCGCCGGACGGCGCTGAACAAACTCCACGACCTGGCCGAGAAGACCGACGTGACGAGCAAGAAGGTGGGGGGCCGGAGCCGCGTCTGGTGGATCCCGGTGCACATCGACGATTGA